The window tgtgtgtgtgtgtgtgtgtgtgtgtgtgtgtgtgtgtgtgtgtgtgtgtgtgtgtgtgtgtgtgtgtgtgtgtgtgtgtgtgtgtgtgtgtgtgtgtgtgtgtgtgtgtgtgtgtgtgtgtgtgtgtgtgtgtgtgtgtgtgtgtgtgtgtgtgtgtgtgtgtgtgtgtgtgtgtgtgtgtgtgtgtgtgtgtgtgtgtgtgtgtgtgtgtgtgtgtgtgtgtgtgtgtgtgtgtgtgtgtgtgcgtacgtacCAAGTGtgcattgattttcttttctgcaaACGTATGGCAGCAGGGATTTGACTCCGTCAACCAAATCTTTATTTCCCAAAGTAATTTCTCTGTTACCAGGAGCTCATATTCTTTGGTTTTAATCCTGACTGTTTCTAATGATGTGTTTACTTTGACTTGACACTGATGGACTCCGTGTGCCTTTCTGTGTTGTTTCAGGCATCTGCTGTTGCCAGAGTGCCTCCGCTGTTCAGAACCAAAGGTCTTCTCCAAGTTTGAGGAGCTGGAGTATCACATGAGGAAGCAGCATGAGCTCTTCTGTTGCAAGCTCTGCACAAAGCATCTCAAGGTACACTCacccccaatcagctgatgcaGGGGCTTGCCGGTCATTTGTAGTAATAGCACAGATGCAGCACAAGCAGTCCTTACACTTTTAACACTGATCAGAATTGATGCACTAAGTAGGTGCCATTCATCTTTACACTGGATTAGGTCATATCTGGAGGGCAGAGAACAAACCATGGATATAAATGGAACCATGTCTGACCTAAAACGTGGGTTCCCTTAGTCAGTATGTCAACGACATGAAGTCAGCCTGTAATTGTAATCTCTTTTTGCAGATCGTTCAGTTCTCCTAGTGTcatcacaataaatacaaaaatagaaaatgttgcCTACGCCTGCAGACAGACCTCTCAAAGCAAAGTATAGGAGAGAGAATCATATTTTAATGTGTACTGTTTATAATATATTCAATAATGTGGCACCCAAATATTTGTGGATGTATTTTTCTTGGGTTAGTAATGGCCACAGTTATCCTACTTGAGGGAGCTCCACTGAtttcgtttttgttttttttgccacaaaGACTTCATCAATCAATTAGCTGTTTTGCAAACTTTAAGATCTTCCAAAAGAGCTGTCTAGAAGCTTGTCTTTAATATAACTAGTGATGTAGATGTGTATCCTAGTTGATGGTGTAGTTGATGTTGCACTATGTCCTTAATACCAATCTGTTTGTTGTAGATGTTCATGTATTGCAAGGAAATTGTTCCTGGGTTAGGAGAACATGTAGTTTCTAAGCCAGGTCGGTGTAAACTAATAGGTATACATTGAGCTGTTGGCCCCACCATGCACTGGAGCACTCGcttgtaaatacatttgaatctaCTTTTTAGGaacattattttgttatgtCTTAACTTGTTCCCTTTTAACCTTCACTTCTCCCACCAGATCTTCTCCCATGAGCGTAAATGGTACAACCGTAAGGAACTGGCACGCCACCGAGCACATGGAGATCCAGACGACACCAGTCACAGAGGACACCCGCTCTGCAAGTTCTGCGATGACCGTTACCTTGACAACGATGAGCTGCTGAAGCACTTGCGCAGGGACCACTACTTCTGCCATTTCTGTGACGCAGATGGTTCCCAGGAATATTACAGGTGTGTTTATAGCGGTTTCTCCcacacagttaaaaaaacaaaaacatgtggtCACTGGAGTGTGGTGGCTCTGTAGTTTGAAGCAGTTgtttaaatctttatttttaacccTGCTATCAACAGTGATTACCCGTACCTGAGTGAGCATTTCAGAGAGAGTCACTATCTGTGTGAGGAGGGCCGCTGTGCCACAGAACAGTTCACCCATGCATTCCGCTCTGAGATCGACTACAAGGCCCACAAAGCTGCAGCGCACAGCAAGAACCGAGCAGAGGCCCGACAGAACCGCCACATCGACCTGCAGTTTAACTACACCTCAAGACAAACGAGGAGAAATGAAGGTGGGTGAACTTGTTATGGCTCTGTGTTTGAGAATGGCCTcatctttaatttgttttcaaaGTTGACATAACTAGTTTGAAGGCAGtgaatgtataaaaaaagaaaagaaaaaacatgtgcTTGCCCTCAGGTATGCTGTCAGGTGAGGACTACGACGAGATGCGTCAgacacgaggaggaagaggaaggccTCATGGGGGACAGAAGAGCTGGAGGTATTCCCGGTGAGTCTAAATGAGCAACGCTGCCTTGATTGGATGGAGGTTTATGATGTGTATCACAAGTAAGCACCAACAGCATACAGACACTTTGCAGGACAAAGATGGCTTCACCAGTGCTTTAATGTGTTCCTATTCAAACCATATTTGTCTTGGTAGCTGTTGCAGTCGAATTCCAATTTGTTCTCGGTCACGTTTGTAACATACTGGTGTCTCGTTTTAttagtgtgaatgtgtgattgttcacgcagagaggaagaggacagggaGGTGGCAGCTGCTATGAGGGCATCCATGGCACAgtgtagagaggaggagagaggagcgatACAGGAGAGGAGCGCTCCCAAACactgcagggaggagaggacCGAGAGAGCCGAACCAGAAGAGCCCAAACACAGGACCGGACACATCAAGCCAATAAGCAAACCTCCAGGTGAAAAAGGAACATATTAAAACAGTGTTGTCACTCTCAGGGGTTTGTTACGCAGCTGTCCTCAACATAGTCTTATTGatggaaataaaataacagaCAATCGTGCGTGGTGGACTCGTATGAAGAATGGAGACGTGCCTTTTGTGCACGATCGTTACCGTGGTGCTAGAGGGGAATTAAGGATTTCTGAATTTAATAGGAGAAACCAGAGTTTGTAAACAAACGCACTTGTGGGCAAAGCATTATACTCCTCACACAAAATTAATTTGATTTGTCCTGTTGCATCATGGGATTGCAGTAAGTTAGCATTAAGGGCTAATACAAGTATTGCTGAAGCAAGAACAGCAGAGATGCTCAGCAGCTTGACCGTCACTGTGCTGActgtttttgttctctttaACAGTAAGAACAATGAAGAGCTCTAATCCaggggatgaagaagatgaCTTCCCAGCTTTAGGAGCCACAGCTGCCCCGACCATGtaacgttttattttttaacagtaTAAACTtaaatcacacgcacacaccaaatTGGgctgaaatatacattttctgttgttgttgtttgtatccCTCCAGTGTAAAACCAGCTCCTGCGATGGTAACAACAGCCCATGCTGCTTTGAAGGAAGACGACTTCCCAAGCCTCTCGACTGTAGCGGTCGCGTCCCCCATGACCCCGGCTTACTCTGCCCAACCGAGGAAGACTTCCTCTTTCCACGAGGAGGATTTCCCCGCGCTTGTGTCCAAAATCCGGCCCCTCAAACATGCGGCTGGCACCAACTCTGCTTGGTCCAACCATACCGCTGTAGCTAAACCCCAAACTCAGCCTCCCCCATCCTCCAggccttcccctcctctctcgtctGTATCCTCTGGCCCTCagatcctctcctcctcctccaactcctcaTCTTTGCGGAGGAAAAAGAAGTTACAGGAGAATGAAATATCTACCCggtcagctcctcctcctccttctgatGATGATATCAGAGGGTTGACGCAGCAGGAGTTCCGCTCGGTGCCCACCATGTTGGAGATCTCCTCTCTACTCACTGTCAAAGGAGGCAAAAGCAAACCCTCCGCTGTGACCTCCAACCCTCCAAACCCAACCCCCATCCCCGATCCTTTTACCTCTAAAgccaacaagaagaaaaaacagcagAAGAACATGTCTGCTCCCTCTCCGCCCTCGTCTTCAATGTCGGGGACGACACAGACTGTAAATACAATCTCTGTGGAAACGGCAGCACAAAAGGAGAACGTCCCTGAGAAGAGTCGGAACAAACCCCCCTCCAGTGCTGTGACGGCGACTCTGATGAGTGGATTGGCTAACGGACACCCTGAGAAGTCACCACCCGTTCGTAAGGAGGTCGTTGTGATAACCCCTCATCCCAAAGCAGACCCCCCTcttgagcaggaggaggagttccCTGCTCTCATGACCAAGAACCCACCACCAGGTACATGATATCCACAATATTCATCTATTGTCTTTTAACAATTCCTTTTCTCCGCTTAAGGTCAGTTGTTTTGCTAGAACCAGTAGCTCACACTGTGTTTATCTCTCAGGCTTCAAGTCCTCTTTCCCGCTGAAGGCCTCGGCCCCGGCCCCCGTCATGCCCCCACCTCCACCCGGTCTGGGAATCTCAGCCCCCAAGCCTCCCCCGGGATTCACTGGGATCCCCCTCAACAGCAACGTGGTGGAGCCTGCGCCGCCTGAAGTCAACCCGTGAGACAATCTCCCTTTCATAATACATACGGTTCTTTTTGGTTTGTCAGTGTTTGTACCTCCACAAGAACAACTCTGACCGTGTTGCTATCATGTCCCAGGCCCCCCAAGGTGTCGAGCAGTGGTTACCTGGTGCCAGACGACTTCAATCAGAGGAACCTGGAGCTGATCCAGTCCATTAGAAAGTACCTTCACAACGACGAGTCAACGTTCAACCAGTTCAAAAACTACTCTGCCCAGTTCAGACAGGTACTCGCCACATAACAATCCACATCATGATCCTGAGAATTATTAAAAGATATTGTGTTTACATAACAATACAGACAACTTTCCAGCACTGAGCGGGTCAGACTGTCAGACTGCAGTCAaattagagttttttttaatggactcTGGTGCTCAGAAATACGAAATGAAAGTTTGTTGTAGTAGCTTTAACTGTGGGTAAAAAAACGTGTATAATCCCACAGTCCTGAAGCCCCGAGTAAATGGTGATGTGTTGGTAGCTTccttaccctcctcctcctctttgttccCAGAGTGTGATATCTGCAGTCCAGTACCACGGCAGCTGTAAGGACCTGCTCGGTGAAGACTTTAACCGCATCTTCAACGAGCTGCTGGTTCTTTTGCCGGACACTGGCAAGCAGCAGGAGCTCCTGAACGCCCACGGGGACAGCCGGGCGCTGGAGAAGCAGTCGGGCGccggaggaggaaagaagaacaagaacaagaagaacgcCTGGCAGATCCCGACCACGATGGCGAACGCAGCAGCTGAGCTGGACTGCCAGGTGTGCCCCACTTGCAGACAGGTACTTGCCCCGAAAGACTTCAACTCCCACAAGACCATGCACATCAGGGATAATGAGGACTTCCCTTCCTTGCAGTCAATTAGCCGTATCATCAGCTAGCCcttcgtttttcttttttcctccaaaTGCCATTTTGAGGTTATTTTTCAGTTGCAGCAGCCAGTGTGGAAAACAATGgctcataaaacattttttttttaaagatggcaGACGGTGTTTTTACTTTCTAAGGGGATTATGTTGATGGGCTTGTGTTTAAACACCCAGAGCTGCTCTACTTGTTGCATCCTTTTGAGGACGTCTCCAGCTGGCGCTGGCAACACAGGTCCAACCGGACCTGTCGATTTATTTAATGAACGAGGAGAAACGAGACGAGGCTTCACTCGGGAACACCTTTTGCGCTCTACTACGAAAAATTGtattgatttacttttttttgttttacctcgctttgtgtttttctctctcgaATACAATTATgactaaatgtattttgttaacATCAAAGCTGATGAAGTATGTATGATTCCCCAGCGGGGCTGTTTgctcaaaaaacaaaataaacaaacatgatcGGTTCAACTACACAGCGCCATATTTATTTCAGCCGTTTGATTATTGAATTGTCCGTCGTTTCACGCAGAGGAAGGCCTGTTGGAGTTTTGGAGTGAATGGATTGCTCTTGTGTTGTCGGAGGACGGGTGACAGGAAGTAAGCTGCTTCATGAAATAGAAACAATGCTGGATCACAGTttgaatactttttattattttttgtatgtaCAGCTTCTCCAATGTGGTTTATTGGCTGATTGATGGACTTGTTATTCACGAGGGTCCTCGCATGTTTTTACTGTTAAGTTTAAATAATATATCTACTTTTTCAGGATCAGTGGTACAATGAGACGTCGACCACTGAGGTTACCAGAAGCTATTTCTATTTAAGTCTCCaggttcgtttttttttttaagtacacaTTTTGTTATGAGTTATCATGAAGAACTTCCTCCAGCTTTCATAaatgacacaacaacaaaatatcgTCATTCCCGACACGCTCTGCCTCCGTTTGAACTGCAGCTTTGACAAACTGGgaatgtttatgtgtgtgtgtgtgtgtgtccccgtcTTGTAATTTATGCATGTCACATAACACAAACTGCATCTTTAAAATCAGCCGTGTCGTGTATTGCCCAATGTATATATTGGCTACTTTTGGATTAATGcatagttattttttttaagtgaccaACCCAAGTCTATTTCTTGAACATGGAATTTATTATGATGGAGTAAGTAAAGTATCTCTATCTGTCCAAGTCGGCGCTATCGTATGAAATTTGCCTCCAGTCCGAGAATATGAACACCGCCTGTTGGAGACTTTGATTCAAATCGCCCTCTGAAGCCAATCGGATCCATTCTGCTGAAATGAATGACAGACGGCGAAGAGAAAGATCGCGTGGAGTATTTTCACATCTCACTCTTCCATCAAACCAGAGTTGCTGATTGGTGGAAAGACTATAACAGACTGGTGAGTTTTCGTTTTGTGTGCTTAAAGATAAGTCGACAAGGCTTTTTAAGTCTGTCTTAGTTCCGTTCAAGTGTggtcttgtttttctctttaggtgtgaatgcatttccttttattatgcAACCTGTTGGTATGGCGCCGCGGCAGGAGAGATCGTCTTTCCCGATCAACACGGCACGCACTGGGGAATTTATTTCTTCAGTGGATTACATTTCCTTTCAGCATTGATTTGACTTGTTGTTGTGTCTAGAAGGAAATCCACAAGGTGCGGATCTCTCACGAGATTGTCCGGAAAGGGCGGCGGCGAGTCTCTCAAGTTTTCGAGTCTCTCAAGTTTTCGCtagtggggcgactatgggtcagtggttagcatgcccgtctttcaatcaaggggttggcagttcaatccctgccctagtcgatgtgtccttgagcaagacacttaaccctgcattgctccccgtagctgtgtctacggtgtataatgtaaagtgtctttgagtatctagaaaagcactatataaatgaaatggattattatttattattatagacaTGACCATAAAAGGTGAtgaattttcccttttttaaatcagacaAACTTGacacaatatttacatattttttgtaaGTTGATATGGCAAACCTTTCTTTTAATGTCATTCCttaatttgtttttctgtctatTTACTCTCTTTTCGCTCCATCTTTGGTCCCCACCACCTGTATCTGGCTCTTtataactgtctgtctgccatgTGGTGCTGGGCAGGTCTTGTACAGTGAGTTTTTAGTGCTTATTCAGAAATCTAAACAATGAGCCGAGAGGATTCAGGTGGTGACCCTTTAAAAGTTCATTGCTACCGTCGTTAGTGTatttcatacattgtcataaaATATTGATTTCCAGGCAGTAAAGTCAGGGACAGAAACAGGCAGtccaaaacatgttttcttttttattcgaGTGACGGTCAGACTGCAGTCCAGAGACATTCAGGTAATAGACAGTGACACACATCTCTGTACACACTGAAGAGGACACACACCTTCAGAACAGGAAGAAACAACTCAGAGGAAACATGTTAGAGGGGTATAGCACGCTGAAAATCAATGTTTACTTGATTGTTGGtcgatggggggaggggggtttatatttttattatcaatattatggGGGGAGATATTGTAACATCCATGCAATGTATTATACTGGAAACCACACAAGTGGTGGCGACCGCGTTACTAAGTATCACTTTTATAATCTCAGTCTAACAAAACGACAGCATGAAATCACATAAAACTTTGATTTTTGGTGCCACCGGCCCCCTTTTTAAGAGCGGTCAAACAAAGTATTTCCAACAGAGAGTGCATTCTagttaacaaataataataataaatatttttttttttcagtatttttagTAGTACAGGACAAACCAGACCCTAGACGGCATCACACACAGGTTCCATTTACTTCAATAACGTACTGAATTTTACAACCAATACACGGGCCAGAGCACAAAACATAacgtatttttattttatttttattttacactgaCTGAAGAAGAGACCGAAGCACTGAGAACAATAATACAACCTGACCTGACAGTACCCCCAACTACCCAGCAGTACCCCAATACCACCATCAATAACCCAGTTCCACCTCGTCCCAGTCGACAGGTTACTAGCAGCCCAGTAAGATTTAAAGAACTGGactgctgttttgttttgttttttattattcatattttgccATTGTTATTCATGCTTTAAGGTAACTTGAATGTCGTCGAGTGGCGTCAGGTCAATTTGAACATTTCATGTCCGGAGTCTCCACAAGCTGATATTCACATCACATTTAGAATGAACCgaaacaaatgtttgttttttttaaagataaaaaatCTGTTTCTTTTAGGAAATAATTTGCAACAtggaaaaaactttttttttaaacttgcatCAAATAGACTTAACAATAGCCAGAGTACCTCCAAAGTATTTGGAAAATCAACCCGTCCTGAAACCCCGGAAAGTGTTCCTTCCTAAAAATGAACTACTGCTGTGTTATCCATAAATTCATAACATGTACTCACTTATCTATACACTCGCTGACAAACAGTCTGGTGAATAATatgcttttgtaaaaaaaatttaaaaaagtcgTGCACAAAGGTAAATCTTAAACCGAGCTCTCTTAGTTTTGTTTTACAAGACTTTAAAATGATCCTAAACCTTTTTAATACTGGAACTAGAACAAATGGAAATGGTCTTCATAGccattaaatcaattaaagctTGTGGTGATGTTTTTCATGTTACAACATTCTGTGACGGTTTCACCCCGGAGCTTTCTGTGACCGACTCGGATCATGGGGTTGAGATCGCTGAATAAACAAAAGAGTAATTCGGGCTTATGGTCACAATTATGACAATAAACTGCGACTAATTAAATTGTGAGAGGGAATCCAGTCGGAATCCATctcattttgcaaaaaaacaacttgtcAACTCAAGAATTACATAGTATTCAATATATAATGAGATCTATACAACAATTTCATGCATTATTATCatgattactttttaaaatattgtccCGTTGTGGCAGTACCGTCTCTGATCGACAGAGGGCGCTGTTCTACAAAGGATCAATTTAGAATAGCAGGCAAAGCGTTCTATGGGTCAATAATATCACTCTAATATGACGTTTTATATTTGTCTCTCTTCGTCAAAACAAACAGTTTCATACTTGGTAATTCATACATCTTGACAGTGACACtgataatatatttattttatttctgggGGTAAATTATTAAAGGGTGTAACAGACTTGTGATTTCCTCCTCTGCACTAAAACTTTGACAAACACATGTTCAAGAAAATAACTTTTCTGCACCACAAAATTGAATTAacgacacacattcacacattgtcCCACGCGTCCCACGCATGCTAAAGCACGTGTACACCTGTTGCACGTGGACGCActcccctctctcacacacacacacaccaaaaactACAGTTTCGCTGATGGGGAGTGTACGTGAGCCACGCCAGAGACACGGCTACACATCCACATGGTTGGCATGGTTACTATCTACATCGGGGCCCTTAGTGACCAACATCCACCCAACCCTGTCCCTGTTACCCTGGCAACAAATTCAGACCCTGCCACCCTCCCGAAATGGCAGAAAAGCAGGATCAATGAATTAGCCAGCTAGCAATCCTTAAGATTgttcttttgccttttttaaaactgAATCTTCCAggacaccccctcccccccccttctgctTTGTGATCACATAAAATCCTTTGGACAATAACAACATGGTCGTAATGTGGTAATCAGAGGACAGCGATAAGAACACAGGGCAGTTTGGCAGCTTCTAAAACGTAAACATAAATAGACCTGACTTTCCCAGAATCTCCCCCACTCGCCCcgttttatacacacacacacacacacacacacacacaacaccttcAGACACCGTCTCATATCACACACTACATACATTCTGGTACCATGGACAGATTATGGGACGACGGGCCCCTGagcacagaccccccccccccccccccccccccacccctttgaTTCTGTTGAGGTTGTTTTTcagtgtctttttgtagttgttttgagtctctttgtggtcgttttacattacttttaagttttttttgcatctcaGCTGTTTAACTGACTTtccaaaaagaaatgtaaaaaaatcacTTCAAACAGAGGCTCTGGTCCAGGGGGCCCCTGACCCCATAGGCCCGTCCAATACTCCATCCATGCCTGGCacagaacaacaacagactgaaGAAGGATTCACTGCAAATTAGGGTTTCTCCAACAGAACTTTGATAAACCTGGGCAAACCGACCCGTGTACACGAATTACCCAGAATCCCACAGATTCCTTTACTGCGATAATATATCAAGGAAGACCATAAACACGGATactaattttatttaaattggaaACACGCTTCTGTGGAGGATCTGTTGGATTAGGATAGAATTCCCAGATCTTGCAAACTTCACCAGGGAAGCTCAATCAAAGTCGGatcaacaatttttttttttttttatttggatatTTGCCTGAGGTTTGTTTGTACAATTCAAAGACTCGTATGTAATTTGAGACGGTACCTGAAACTGGTCTAACCTGACGGTAACTAGCCTAACTACAGTACAGAATATACAGACCTACAGAAGAATGTGAGATATTGCACTTAGTCAcaaaacattgttgttgttgttgttgtttttttacagcatgTGGAAATCTACTAAAATTAAGTCACTGTCTGAGACACACAGTACAGTATGGCACTTAGTTGATCTCTAAGTTTGGTAACATGCAGATTCAACACACATGATCACTTTACACTGACCAGACTGAACTGTAGCTAAACTAAACACATGACATTCCCCACACTGTTTGGCATGAAAGGGGGTTTTGACACTTCAATGAATGGAAAGAATAAGACGAAGGTGTTGTATGTGAATGCCTTCTGcactatttatgtatttatttgtaatctaATACTGCTTTGTGGTCacttgcttttttaaaatgttgttttatgtatgttttgGTCAAAATGGTGTGTACAATATGGCCTTCTCTTCTACATGTtctcctcttgttttcttttcctctcataTTCTGATGAGAGGACACTGACATTTTTAGTTTAGTACACAAGTCAAGAAAGGTGCAGATAAAGCCGGAATGTTAAGGAAGG of the Cyclopterus lumpus isolate fCycLum1 chromosome 8, fCycLum1.pri, whole genome shotgun sequence genome contains:
- the znf598 gene encoding E3 ubiquitin-protein ligase ZNF598, coding for MASRTSKETEKHCVLCCQEVDIFALGKCDHPVCYRCSTKMRVLCDQKYCAVCREELDKVVFVKNLAAFSSLPFQQFPCEKTHDIYFCNEKIYAQYRHLLLPECLRCSEPKVFSKFEELEYHMRKQHELFCCKLCTKHLKIFSHERKWYNRKELARHRAHGDPDDTSHRGHPLCKFCDDRYLDNDELLKHLRRDHYFCHFCDADGSQEYYSDYPYLSEHFRESHYLCEEGRCATEQFTHAFRSEIDYKAHKAAAHSKNRAEARQNRHIDLQFNYTSRQTRRNEGMLSGEDYDEMRQTRGGRGRPHGGQKSWRYSREEEDREVAAAMRASMAQCREEERGAIQERSAPKHCREERTERAEPEEPKHRTGHIKPISKPPVRTMKSSNPGDEEDDFPALGATAAPTIVKPAPAMVTTAHAALKEDDFPSLSTVAVASPMTPAYSAQPRKTSSFHEEDFPALVSKIRPLKHAAGTNSAWSNHTAVAKPQTQPPPSSRPSPPLSSVSSGPQILSSSSNSSSLRRKKKLQENEISTRSAPPPPSDDDIRGLTQQEFRSVPTMLEISSLLTVKGGKSKPSAVTSNPPNPTPIPDPFTSKANKKKKQQKNMSAPSPPSSSMSGTTQTVNTISVETAAQKENVPEKSRNKPPSSAVTATLMSGLANGHPEKSPPVRKEVVVITPHPKADPPLEQEEEFPALMTKNPPPGFKSSFPLKASAPAPVMPPPPPGLGISAPKPPPGFTGIPLNSNVVEPAPPEVNPPPKVSSSGYLVPDDFNQRNLELIQSIRKYLHNDESTFNQFKNYSAQFRQSVISAVQYHGSCKDLLGEDFNRIFNELLVLLPDTGKQQELLNAHGDSRALEKQSGAGGGKKNKNKKNAWQIPTTMANAAAELDCQVCPTCRQVLAPKDFNSHKTMHIRDNEDFPSLQSISRIIS